A single window of Salvia splendens isolate huo1 chromosome 8, SspV2, whole genome shotgun sequence DNA harbors:
- the LOC121742897 gene encoding alkane hydroxylase MAH1-like, producing MTTYQLESEKHQQTFHLRGDSIRNCNNQSAQEQLSPNRNPYSYPYPYPMAFFFECFFLSLSIILLFVWSTRDHRRATSLPTNWPVVGMLPGLLLNIHRLHDYATELASESGGTFQWKGPLFCNMDMLLTTNPSNIHHIFSRNFSNYPKGPEFNKIFDILGDGIFNADFQIWELHRRTTLSFFTHPDFYPLLENTISDKIQHGLLPVLDHFSQAGTHVDLQDVFQRFTFDGICKLILNRDPQSLSLDMPLVACEKAFNDAVDALLYRHILPEGVWRLQKRLGIGKEKKLMEASRAFDDFIYPCVDRAEEEPDRFSLLASFKKEFPHMTNQNSKKFLRDTALNLMLAGRDTTGATLTWLFWLITRHPASEAKIREEIDSCGGRIDVQNSRGMVYLHGALCETLRLYPPVALEHKAPMRQDILPCGKHLEENAKVIISFYTVGRMESVWGKDCLEFKPERWISPSGKIKHEASYKFPAFNAGPRTCLGKEMAFIQMKMVAAAILQRYHVKLVEGHVVSPSNSVILQTEHGLKVTLSKITY from the coding sequence atgaccACTTACCAACTAGAGAGCGAAAAACACCAACAAACCTTCCATTTAAGAGGGGACAGTATTCGCAACTGCAATAATCAATCTGCACAAGAGCAGCTCTCTCCCAATCGCAATCCCTATTCCTATCCCTATCCCTATCCCATGGCCTTCTTCTTCGAATGTttcttcctctccctctccataaTCCTTCTCTTTGTCTGGTCAACTCGTGATCACCGGCGAGCCACGTCGCTCCCCACCAACTGGCCTGTGGTGGGAATGCTCCCGGGACTCCTCCTCAACATCCACAGACTCCACGACTACGCAACTGAGCTGGCATCCGAATCCGGCGGCACTTTCCAGTGGAAAGGCCCCCTCTTCTGCAACATGGACATGCTCCTCACCACCAATCCCTCCAACATTCACCACATCTTCAGCCGCAATTTCTCCAACTACCCCAAAGGCCccgagttcaacaagatctttgACATCCTCGGCGACGGCATCTTCAACGCCGACTTCCAAATCTGGGAGCTCCACCGCCGCACCACCCTCTCCTTCTTCACCCACCCCGACTTCTACCCTTTACTGGAAAACACCATCTCCGACAAGATCCAACATGGCCTTCTCCCGGTCCTTGACCATTTCTCTCAAGCAGGGACCCACGTCGATCTGCAGGACGTTTTCCAGCGATTCACCTTCGACGGAATTTGCAAGCTCATTTTGAACCGCGACCCGCAGAGCTTGTCTTTGGACATGCCCCTTGTCGCGTGCGAGAAGGCGTTCAACGACGCCGTCGACGCTCTGCTCTACCGCCACATTCTCCCCGAGGGCGTGTGGCGGCTGCAGAAGCGGTTGGGGATTGGGAAGGAGAAAAAGCTCATGGAAGCTTCTAGAGCCTTCGATGACTTCATCTACCCTTGCGTGGACAGAGCAGAGGAGGAACCGGATCGCTTCAGCCTGTTAGCATCATTCAAGAAGGAGTTCCCCCACATGACTAATCAAAACTCGAAGAAATTCCTGAGGGACACAGCGTTGAATCTGATGCTCGCTGGCAGAGACACCACCGGCGCGACTCTCACGTGGCTCTTCTGGCTAATTACTCGCCACCCTGCTTCGGAGGCGAAGATTCGGGAAGAAATCGACAGCTGTGGAGGGAGAATCGATGTTCAGAATTCGCGGGGAATGGTCTATTTACATGGAGCTCTTTGCGAGACGCTCCGGCTATACCCTCCAGTCGCATTGGAGCATAAGGCTCCGATGCGACAGGATATTCTGCCGTGTGGGAAGCATCTCGAAGAGAATGCGAAAGTGATCATCTCTTTCTACACGGTGGGGAGAATGGAGAGCGTGTGGGGGAAAGACTGCCTTGAATTCAAGCCGGAGAGGTGGATTTCTCCGAGCGGGAAGATCAAACACGAGGCGTCGTATAAGTTTCCGGCGTTCAACGCGGGGCCGAGGACGTGCCTGGGGAAGGAGATGGCGTTTATACAGATGAagatggtggcggcggcgatctTGCAACGCTACCACGTGAAGCTTGTGGAGGGTCATGTAGTTTCACCTAGTAACTCTGTCATACTTCAAACTGAGCATGGTTTGAAGGTGACTTTGTCCAAGATCACATATTAA